A genomic stretch from Candidatus Woesearchaeota archaeon includes:
- a CDS encoding hydroxyacid dehydrogenase, whose protein sequence is MKKKYSPSGKKTGVKVGFFEVQEWEEATLKSDLAGCDVTFFSEELKLDNVHDAFDREVISVFIYSNLTKKVLDMLPNLKLIATRSTGYDHIDLAECDRRGIIVCNVPFYGENTVAEHTFALILALSRRIPESYDRTVKADFSIDGLQGFDLRKKTLGVIGTGHIGLHVIRMAKGFEMNVIAYDKFANEKLAHRNGFKYVEFDYLLANSDIITLHLPDNKFTHHTINRNNVFKIKKGAYLINTARGGLVETEALVQALVKNQLGGAGLDVLEEESAIKEENQLLSAKFSNDELKIILRNHILLKLKNVIITPHNAFNSQEALQRILDTSLDNVRAYIQNKVKNQVFLAK, encoded by the coding sequence GTGAAGAAAAAGTACAGCCCATCCGGCAAAAAAACAGGGGTAAAAGTGGGATTTTTTGAAGTGCAGGAATGGGAAGAGGCTACGCTGAAAAGCGATCTTGCCGGGTGCGATGTCACATTCTTCTCCGAAGAGCTCAAGCTTGACAATGTCCACGATGCCTTTGACCGCGAGGTTATTTCTGTGTTTATCTATTCTAATTTGACAAAGAAAGTCCTGGACATGCTGCCCAACCTTAAATTGATTGCAACAAGGTCGACAGGATATGACCATATTGATTTGGCAGAATGCGACAGGAGGGGCATTATTGTCTGCAATGTGCCATTCTACGGGGAAAACACCGTGGCCGAGCACACATTTGCCCTGATACTTGCCTTGTCGAGGAGAATTCCCGAAAGCTATGACAGGACAGTCAAGGCGGATTTCTCAATCGATGGCCTGCAGGGCTTTGACCTGCGGAAAAAAACATTAGGGGTCATCGGCACCGGCCACATCGGGCTGCACGTCATAAGGATGGCGAAAGGATTTGAGATGAATGTGATTGCCTATGACAAATTTGCAAATGAAAAGCTGGCGCACAGGAACGGCTTCAAGTATGTTGAATTCGACTATCTCTTGGCAAACTCAGACATCATTACCCTGCATCTTCCGGATAATAAGTTCACTCACCATACAATCAACAGGAACAATGTTTTCAAGATAAAAAAAGGGGCTTACCTGATTAACACCGCGCGAGGAGGCCTTGTCGAGACAGAGGCGCTGGTGCAGGCGCTTGTGAAAAACCAGCTTGGCGGGGCAGGCCTCGATGTGCTTGAGGAGGAATCAGCGATTAAAGAGGAAAACCAGCTGCTTTCAGCCAAATTTTCAAATGATGAGCTTAAGATAATTTTGCGAAACCACATCCTGCTCAAGCTGAAAAATGTGATTATAACTCCCCACAATGCGTTCAACAGCCAGGAGGCGCTGCAGAGAATCCTGGACACATCATTGGACAATGTCAGGGCATACATCCAGAATAAAGTGAAAAACCAGGTGTTTCTTGCAAAATAA